The following nucleotide sequence is from Pseudoalteromonas xiamenensis.
ATGGTAAAGCTTGGTTGGAGATGATACACCGTTACTTTGCTGGAACGTTAGGCTTAGTTATTCTCTCGATTGCGCTTCTTGCACTGCGTCGGCAAACCGAAAAGCCCCTTCCGCTTAAGTTAGCGCTGTCGATTTTAGTCCTAGTCGTATTTCAAGCACTGCTTGGAATGTGGACCGTTACGATGAATCTACAACCTTTCATCGTGATGGGTCATTTGTTAGGAGGATTCTCGATATTAACCTTGTTGACCCTGTTGTATTTGAGACTGAACAATCAGTTCGTGTTCACAGAAGAACCTAAAATCCGACGTCAATCCCGCATATTATTTATAGCGCTTGGCGCGCTCATTGTTCAAATTGCGCTTGGCGGATGGCTTGCGGCAAACTACGCGGCGCCTCATTGTGTTGGATTACCGCTGTGCCAAAACATCGAGTTATTTTCTCTGGAGAGTTTATTTCATTTGCCTGTCGGGGCTGCAAACTACGAGTACGGTGTGCTGCCTTTCGAAACGCGATTATCAATTCATTTTATTCATCGAGTGTGGGCAATGGTCACGCTGGTTTTTTTAGGTTTTGCAGCATGTCGAGTCGTTGTAGCCGCGCAATCGGACTTATTTAAAAATGCTGGTCGGATCGTACTCTTTCTGTTGATTACTCAAGTATCGGTCGGCGCAGCAATAGTACATTGGCAATTTCCGTTGCATTTGACCTTATTTCACAACTTTATGGCAGCCATGCTGCTTATCGCAACCGTGCGGTTGTGCTACTTAGCTCGCTGTAAAGCGTGAGGAGTTCTTATGGCGTATGTTAATACATTAAATCATTACCTGCTGCCAGCGATAAACCGTAGTCGAGACTATTTAGCTATCTGCAAAATAAAAGTGGTATTGATGTTAGTTATCACCGCGTGGGTTGGGATTGCACTTGCGCCAGATATGAGCCGCACTTGGTTACAACAAGTTATGAGTTTGGTTGGCATTGGCGCGTTATCAGCGTCCGCCGCGGCCATAAATCATGTTGTTGATCGCAACATTGATAAGCAAATGGCGCGCACTCGACATCGACCTGTCGCTACGGAGCGATTAAGCGCGTCACACGCTGTCGCTTTCGCATTAATATTAGCGTTGCTCGGCACGTTTACGATAGTGGTCTTTAGTAATTGGTTGTGTGCATGGTTTACGCTTGCTTCATTAGTGGGTTATGCCGTCATTTATACCTATTACCTTAAGCGCGCAACGCCTCAAAACATTGTTATTGGTGGTCTTGCGGGAGCAATGCCTCCACTGCTTGGGTGGCTCAGCGAAACAGGAGCACTGATGGCCGAACCTTGGCTACTCGTAATGATTATTTTCACTTGGACACCGCCTCATTTTTGGGCGTTAGCGATAGCAAGACGAAACGACTATGCACGAGCCAATATTCCTATGTTGCCTGTGACTCACGGTGTCGAATTCACCAAACTGTGTATTCTCGTGTACACCGTATTGCTCACTCTCGTCTGTGTTTTGCCTTATCTAATCGGTATGTCTGGAGGGGTTTATTTGGGTGTTGCATGCATTCTAAATGGCATGTTTTTACTTAAAGCATTTGAATTGTACCGTAATGGCACTGATTTGATGGCAATGTCACTTTTCCGTTTTTCGATTGTTCATTTGCTGGTACTCTTTGTCGCTCTATTTATTGATAAATGGGTTTGACCGTGGGCAAAGGAATATGGGCGTTATTATTATTAGTTTTGGCATCTTGTACAAAAGTACAACCTGAACTGGCTGAAACGACCTTATTTTATTCGCAACCTAAAGTTGTCCCTAAGTTTTCTTTAACCGATCAACAAGGAAATGTGATTGGGAATGCCCAGCTAGAAGGGCACTGGACGTGGTTATTTTTAGGGTATACAAGTTGCCCAGACATCTGCCCAATGACGTTGGCGAAATTAGCGGCAGCTAAAAAACAAGTAAAAGAAAAAAATGTACAAGTTTGGTTTGTGTCGGTTGATCCAAATCGAGACACGCAACAAAAGCGTGCTGACTATGCGGGATACTTTGGTGAAGGTATTGTCGCTGCTACGGCGGCGCATGAGGTATTATTCCCATTTGTGCGTAG
It contains:
- a CDS encoding COX15/CtaA family protein, which codes for MERKYKYVTLFACLLAAVVVTLGAYTRLNNAGLGCPDWPGCYGFLTVPDEHHEISAALQAFPDSEIEHGKAWLEMIHRYFAGTLGLVILSIALLALRRQTEKPLPLKLALSILVLVVFQALLGMWTVTMNLQPFIVMGHLLGGFSILTLLTLLYLRLNNQFVFTEEPKIRRQSRILFIALGALIVQIALGGWLAANYAAPHCVGLPLCQNIELFSLESLFHLPVGAANYEYGVLPFETRLSIHFIHRVWAMVTLVFLGFAACRVVVAAQSDLFKNAGRIVLFLLITQVSVGAAIVHWQFPLHLTLFHNFMAAMLLIATVRLCYLARCKA
- the cyoE gene encoding heme o synthase yields the protein MAYVNTLNHYLLPAINRSRDYLAICKIKVVLMLVITAWVGIALAPDMSRTWLQQVMSLVGIGALSASAAAINHVVDRNIDKQMARTRHRPVATERLSASHAVAFALILALLGTFTIVVFSNWLCAWFTLASLVGYAVIYTYYLKRATPQNIVIGGLAGAMPPLLGWLSETGALMAEPWLLVMIIFTWTPPHFWALAIARRNDYARANIPMLPVTHGVEFTKLCILVYTVLLTLVCVLPYLIGMSGGVYLGVACILNGMFLLKAFELYRNGTDLMAMSLFRFSIVHLLVLFVALFIDKWV
- a CDS encoding SCO family protein; amino-acid sequence: MGKGIWALLLLVLASCTKVQPELAETTLFYSQPKVVPKFSLTDQQGNVIGNAQLEGHWTWLFLGYTSCPDICPMTLAKLAAAKKQVKEKNVQVWFVSVDPNRDTQQKRADYAGYFGEGIVAATAAHEVLFPFVRSLGLIYAIGDTTQEQYAVDHSASIALINPKGELTAIFKPEFSVGQVPLVDKSKLVKDFDSISSQY